TGCGAGAGCGAGCGGGCGGCGCTCGATCTCTTCTGCGAACGCATCCGGACGCTCGACCCGGACGTCCTCACCGGCTGGAACACGATCGACTTCGATTTCACGGTTCTCGCGCGTATCGCCGAGCGCCTCGAGCACCCGTTCGTTCTCGGGCGCGGCCCCGGGGCGCTGCGGCTGCGAAAGGCGGAAGGCTATTTCGGCAGCGGTCAGGCCACGATTCCCGGCCGCCTGGTGCTCGACGGCATCGATCTTCTGCGCGGCGCGTTCGTGAGAATGGACGACTACTCGCTCGATGCGGTGGCGCGCGAGGTGCTCGGTGAAGGCAAGGCGTTGAAGGGCGATGTGCGGGATCGGATCGGCGAGATCATGCGCAACTACGAGCACGATCTAGACGCCTTCGCCCTCTATGCGCGCACCGACGCGCGTCTCGCGTACCGGATCATCGAGCGCATGCATCTCGTCGAGCTCGCGTACGCGCGCTCGCGGCTCACCGGCATGACGCCGGACCGTGTCGCCGCGAGCATCGCCTCGTTCGACTTCCTCTACCTCACCGAGCTCGAGAGGAAGGGCATCGTGGCCCCGACCGTGCGCTCCGGAGACTCCCGAGTGCACGTCGCGCAGCAGGGCGGGCACGTGCTCGAGCCGGTCCCGGGTCTGCACCGCAACGTCTGGGTATTCGATTTCAAGAGCCTCTACCCGAGCGTGATACGGACGTTCAACATCGATCCGTTGTCGCTCGTGGAGCCGGGGGGCGGCGGCGCGCTTGTGGCCGAGCGTACGGGCGGTCTGGACGCCGCGCCTGAAAGCAATCCGGAAGCCGCACTGGAAAGCGGTTCGGGCGCCGGACCGGAGCTCGGTCTGGAAACCGCCCCGATCCAAACGCCCGGCGCGGCCTTCCGCCGCGAGCCCGCAATCCTGCCGCGGATGCTCGACGAGCTCTTTCCGCGCCGCGAGGCCGCGAAAGCGGCGGGCGACGAGGTCGCCTCGCATGCCATCAAGATTTTGATGAACTCGTTCTACGGCGTGCTCGGCACGCCGGCATGCCGCTTTCACAATCCCGTCCTCGCGAATGCCATCACCGGCATGGGGCGCGATCTCCTGCTGTGGTCGAAGCGCTGGTTCGAGGACGCGGGATTCGAAGTGCTTTACGGCGACACGGACAGCCTGTTCGTGCGCTCGTGCATCGAGGACGCCGACGCCGCCCGCCGTCGCGGACCCGAGCTTGCCGCCGCGCTGAATGCGGATCTCGCACGGCACGTCGAGGATCGCTGGGGCGTCACGAGCCGGCTCGAGCTCAAGTTCGAGAAGCTCTACTCCAAGCTCTTTCTGCCGCGGGCGCGCCACAGCACGCGGGGCGCGAGCAAGCGCTATGCGGGGTTGCGCCACGGCGAGGAGGGCGCCGACGCGGTCGAGTTCGTCGGAATGGAGGTCGTGCGGCGCGACTGGACGGCGCTCGCGAAGGAGGTGCAGCGCGAGCTCTACGGGCGGCTCTTCACCGATCGGGCCGTGGATCGCTACCTCGCGGATGTCGTGCGCCGGGTCAGGAACGGCGAGCTCGACGACGCG
This genomic window from Gammaproteobacteria bacterium contains:
- a CDS encoding DNA polymerase II; translated protein: MIARGFILQASYRIVQGRDGGRIPVVHVYGRLEDGATFLVRDDRRRPHFYVRAADASRIEALGAPRPIPTPKRTFDGAPVARVEVQVPSDVPPLRSRLHDAGVETFEADVRFAMRYLIERGVKGGCEIDGGASPGNGVTWVFDNPEVRPANVDVKPRMLAFDIETDPAGERLLAISLFSPELDEVLIVDSRGRPMPEHATRCESERAALDLFCERIRTLDPDVLTGWNTIDFDFTVLARIAERLEHPFVLGRGPGALRLRKAEGYFGSGQATIPGRLVLDGIDLLRGAFVRMDDYSLDAVAREVLGEGKALKGDVRDRIGEIMRNYEHDLDAFALYARTDARLAYRIIERMHLVELAYARSRLTGMTPDRVAASIASFDFLYLTELERKGIVAPTVRSGDSRVHVAQQGGHVLEPVPGLHRNVWVFDFKSLYPSVIRTFNIDPLSLVEPGGGGALVAERTGGLDAAPESNPEAALESGSGAGPELGLETAPIQTPGAAFRREPAILPRMLDELFPRREAAKAAGDEVASHAIKILMNSFYGVLGTPACRFHNPVLANAITGMGRDLLLWSKRWFEDAGFEVLYGDTDSLFVRSCIEDADAARRRGPELAAALNADLARHVEDRWGVTSRLELKFEKLYSKLFLPRARHSTRGASKRYAGLRHGEEGADAVEFVGMEVVRRDWTALAKEVQRELYGRLFTDRAVDRYLADVVRRVRNGELDDALVYRKSLRKSADEYTATTPPHVAAARKSSQSGKLVSYVMTTAGAEPIDNVRHPLDREHYVHKQVKAVAEPVLAALGLDFERVIGDDRQMDLYSMLD